In Nitrososphaerota archaeon, the genomic window GTTGCAGCAAAACTTGGAATTACCCAGGAAGTTCTCGAGCAGAAGATAGGGCATTTACAGGCTCTGTATGCAATAGCTGACCATTTAAGAAGCTTGGTATTTGCAATCTCAGATGGAGGACTGCCCAGCAATGTGGGAGGGGGGTATAACCTCAGAGTAATATTAAGGAGGGCTCTGGGCTTCATCAAAAAGTACGGATGGGATCTAAAGCTTGAGGAGATTGCCGACTGGCATATTAACTATCTCAAACCTCTCTATCCAGAGCTAGAAGAGCATAGAGACGATGTTGCAACTATTCTAAGGGTTGAGGAGAGAAGATATGCCAATGCAGAAGAAAGGACTTCGAAGATAGTCGAAACTCTGAAATCATCAAACAAGGCAGTAACCGAAGAAGACCTGATAAAACTCTACGATTCAGAAGGCATAACGCCCGAACTGCTCAAGGAGAAAGGACTTCCAATTACCATTCCTGACGATTTCTATGTCAAGGTAACTGAAAGACACATGGTGCAGAAGCCAGAGGAGGAGAAGGCCAAATTTAGCACTGACGGTCTGCTTCCTACAAGGCTGATTTACTACGAAGACGGAAAACAGGACACGCAGGAGTTTGAAGCCAAGGTTCTCCGCATATTTGATGGAAAATATGTAGTTCTGAACCAGACGGCAATGTTTGCTAGGGCAGGGGGGCAGGAGCCTGACCACGGAACGTTAAACGGATGCGAAGTTATTGATGTCAGCAAATACGGAGACATTGCAATTCACACAGTAAAGAACTGCAACTTTAAGGAAGGTGAAACTGTCAAAGGTAAGGTTGACTGGCATAGGAGAAGCACCATAATGAGGCATCATACCGCTACCCATATAGTAAATGGAGCGGCTCAGAAGTATCTTGGCTCTTGGGTCTGGCAGCACGGAGCATTCAAGGACATAGACAAGGCAAGGCTAGACATCACTCATTTTGAGCATCTCAGCGACAAGCAGGTTGAAGATATAGAGAAACTTGCCAATACGGCAGTCCAGATGAATTTACCTGTCATCAAAGAGGTTCTTCCAAGAAGGGATGCAGAGAAGAGATACGGCTTCCGAATATATCAAGGCGGGATAGCCCCGGGAAACAACGTCCGAATAATCAACATCAAGGACTGGGACATTGAGGCATGTGGCGGCACTCATGCCGAGAATACGGGGATTATTGGTCCAATCAAGATAACTAAGGCAGAAAGAGTGCAAGATGGAACAGAGAGGCTTGAATATGTTGCTGGAGAGGTTGCAGTTGAATACGTGCAAAAGCAGGCTAGGCTGCTTTCAAGTATTTCGCAGAGTTTGGGTGCACAGCCTGAAAGGCTAGTCGAAGCGATCAGCAACCTTAAAGAGCAGTACGAGGAATTAAGGAAGAAACAGAAAAGCCTTACAAAAAAGACGGCTTCACTTTTAGTAGATAGAATCCCTGCATCTGCAGAGAAGATCGGAGGGACCTTGGTTTATGTGAGTTCAGAGGAGGGGATGGAGGACGACTTCTATGTTGCTGCAGGGGAAGAGGCGATATCCAAGTTCCCTAACCTTGTGTACCTTGGAGTTGCTAGTATTGATAAGGCAAGGCTATTCGTCTTCTGCGGTAAAGAAGCTCGGAATCGTGGAATAAAGGCTGGAGATCTAGTAAGAACGCTTGCAAAGACCTTTGGTGGCTCTGGCGGAGGGGATGCGAGGTTTGCTCAGGGCGGAGGTTCGAAACAGGCAGATGTGCAGGCCATAAGAAGGGAAGCCGTAGAATTTGTAAAGAAAGTGTAGAGATCAGCCTTGCCGATAAATTGGGATTCGATTCAGGACAAATGGAGAAGGCGATGGTCAGACGCTAAGATTTTCGAAGCAAATCCAGATCCTGCTAAGAAAAAATTCTATATTACAGTTGCTTACCCATACCCAAATTCTCCTCAGCATATAGGGCATGGAAGGACGTACACTCTAACAGATGTCTACGCCAGATACAAGAGGATGCAGGGCTTCAACGTGCTGCTGCCTATGGCATTTCATTACACGGGGACGCCAATACTTGCGATGTCGAGGAGGATATCAGAAGGAGACCCAGAACTTATAGATACGTTCAGAGAGATTTATGGAGTTTCTGATGATGACATAAAGAAGCTCGGAGAGCCTATCAACATAGCAAGGTACTTCCATCAAGAAATCAAGAACGGGATGATCGAGATAGGATATTCGATGGACTGGCGGAGAGAATTTACCACTATTGACCCACAATACAGCAAATTTATCGAGTGGCAGTTCCACAAACTTGCAGAGAAAGGGTACATTACAAGAGGGAGCCATCCTGTAGGCTGGTGCCCGAAAGACGGAAATCCCGTTGGCCAGCACGACACTGTTGGCGATGTGGAACCTGAAATCGGGGAGTACACCCTTGTAAAGTTCGACCTTGATGGCTATATCATACCCACTGCGACATTAAGACCAGAGACTGTCTTTGGAATCACAAATGTATGGATCAACCCAGATGCGAAATACGTTAAGGCAAAACTAGGTAATGAAAAATGGGTTATTGGTATGGATGCGATACCCAATCTCGAAATTCTTGGTAGCAAGATCACAATAGAGTCGGAGCATACAGGCAGTGAGTTCATCGGCAAATATCTTGTAAACAGGTTTACAGGCGTGAAAACTGTTATTCTGCCTGCAAAGTTCGTCGACCCGAAGAACGGGACAGGGATCGTGATGTCAGTCCCCGCTCATGCCCCATACGACTTTCAAGCGCTAGAAGACCTGAAAAAGGATTACAAGTTCCAAGACATGCTCAAGAGCATAAACTCTATCGTGATAATCTCTTCCGAGAAGTATTCTGGTATACCTGCAGCGGAAATAATCAAGGAGATGGGCATTCAGAGACAAGACGATTCTAAACTGGAGGAAGCTACCCAGCAGCTATACACTTATGAATTCAGCCTTGGCAAGATGCTCCCGAATACCAGAGAATATGCAGGCCTAGGCGTGCGGGAAACAAGGGATAAGGTCAAAGCGGAGATGCTGAAGACTGGCAAGGGAACGACTCTCTACACCATAATGAACAGGCCTGTAATCTGCAGGTGCGGAACTGAATGCAAGGTCAAGATTTTCGAGAATCAATGGTTCATCAACTACGGCGATTCGAAGTGGAAGGAAACTGCAAGAGAATGTCTTGCTTCAATGGCCTTCCTGCCAGAAGACATAAGGCCCGAATTTCAGTACACTGTGGGATGGTTAAGAGAGAAGGCTTGTGCAAGGAAGTCTGGGATGGGTACTAAACTTCCATTCGATAAGGAATGGATCATAGAAAGTCTTTCAGACTCGGTAATCTACATGGCCTATTACACAATAGCAAGACTCCTGAACCGAAACAAGATAGCTGCAGAACAATTGACAGACGAATTCTTCGACTATGTTTTTCTTGGCCAGGGTGATGCTGGAAAAGTTTCAGGAACGACAAAAATAGAAAGAAATGTTATAGAAGAAACTAGGAAAGAGTTTCTGTACTTCTATCCTCTTGACAGCAGGCACTCTGGCAGGGATTTGGTGCCTAATCATCTGACCTTCTTCATCTTCAACCATTGCGCAATATTTCCTAGGGAGCTTTGGCCCAAGCAGATAGTCGTCAACGGGTCAATGCTGATGGAGGGGAAGAAGATGTCGAAATCCTTTGGGAATATCATCCCGTTAAGGCAGGCAATAAGATCGTATGGAGCGGACCCTCTAAGAGTTTCGATAATGGCTACTGCTGAATTGCTGCAGGACGCGGATTTTGGCAGAGACCTTATCAGAACCTTTACAGAAAGATTGAACAGGTTCTATTCTGTTACACAGGAGGTTTCGCAGGCGTCAGATATTGAAAAATCGAAACTCTCTGTTGCAGACAAGTGGCTGCTGAGCAGAATCCAGAGGACGATAGCGCTCGCGACGGAAGCCATGGAGAAGCTAAGGGTCAGAGAAGCTCTACACCATATAGTCTACATACTGGATCAGGATATTGCATGGTACCTTAAGAGAACTGCCAGCCCAGAAAGCGTGAAGGATTCTGTGCTGAAGTACGTCGTTCAGGCGAGGGTTAGGATGCTCGCACCGTTTGTGCCATATATCTGCGAAGAAGTATGGGAAATGCTGGGCAACAGGGATTTCATTGCTACATCTCCGTGGCCTAAAGTTGATGATACGCTATCAGATACGGTTGCTGAAGAAGCTGAAAGTCTGGTCAAGAATGTCTTGGATGACGTGCAGAACATACTGAAAGTTACCAAGATGAGTCCGAAGAAAGCGATCCTCTATACGAGCTCGAAATGGAAGTGGCAGGCTTATCTGACAGCGATTGAGTTAGGAGAGAAAGGAGAATTAAATGTTGGAGCTTTGATCAAAACTCTGCTGAAGGACGAATCGCTGAAGAAAAAGGCGAAAGAAGTATCAGGGTTCTCCCAGATCCTGGTTGAAGAAGTTTCTATAATGGCTGCTGGCATGAAGAGCAGAAGGAAGGAACTGGGCTCTTTAGATGAAAAACCAGTCCTCCTTGACGCAAAGAGTTTCTTTGAAGCTGAACTGGGGTGCGAAGTTCAAATTTACTCTGAAGATGACGCTACAATATTTGATCCTAAAGGCAGGGCTGCAAGGGCTAAACCATACAGACCTGCGATATTTATTGAGTGATTACACAATATCTC contains:
- the leuS gene encoding leucine--tRNA ligase; this encodes MPINWDSIQDKWRRRWSDAKIFEANPDPAKKKFYITVAYPYPNSPQHIGHGRTYTLTDVYARYKRMQGFNVLLPMAFHYTGTPILAMSRRISEGDPELIDTFREIYGVSDDDIKKLGEPINIARYFHQEIKNGMIEIGYSMDWRREFTTIDPQYSKFIEWQFHKLAEKGYITRGSHPVGWCPKDGNPVGQHDTVGDVEPEIGEYTLVKFDLDGYIIPTATLRPETVFGITNVWINPDAKYVKAKLGNEKWVIGMDAIPNLEILGSKITIESEHTGSEFIGKYLVNRFTGVKTVILPAKFVDPKNGTGIVMSVPAHAPYDFQALEDLKKDYKFQDMLKSINSIVIISSEKYSGIPAAEIIKEMGIQRQDDSKLEEATQQLYTYEFSLGKMLPNTREYAGLGVRETRDKVKAEMLKTGKGTTLYTIMNRPVICRCGTECKVKIFENQWFINYGDSKWKETARECLASMAFLPEDIRPEFQYTVGWLREKACARKSGMGTKLPFDKEWIIESLSDSVIYMAYYTIARLLNRNKIAAEQLTDEFFDYVFLGQGDAGKVSGTTKIERNVIEETRKEFLYFYPLDSRHSGRDLVPNHLTFFIFNHCAIFPRELWPKQIVVNGSMLMEGKKMSKSFGNIIPLRQAIRSYGADPLRVSIMATAELLQDADFGRDLIRTFTERLNRFYSVTQEVSQASDIEKSKLSVADKWLLSRIQRTIALATEAMEKLRVREALHHIVYILDQDIAWYLKRTASPESVKDSVLKYVVQARVRMLAPFVPYICEEVWEMLGNRDFIATSPWPKVDDTLSDTVAEEAESLVKNVLDDVQNILKVTKMSPKKAILYTSSKWKWQAYLTAIELGEKGELNVGALIKTLLKDESLKKKAKEVSGFSQILVEEVSIMAAGMKSRRKELGSLDEKPVLLDAKSFFEAELGCEVQIYSEDDATIFDPKGRAARAKPYRPAIFIE
- a CDS encoding alanine--tRNA ligase, with amino-acid sequence MKEKDILREKFSSDPKKYYEVELFRSKGFERKQCTSCGRFFWTLDQNRKVCAEQPCQQYEFIGNPPTSKRYDYIETWKQVENFFVKKGHASVARYPVVCRWRPDLFFTVASIVDFQRIDGGRVTFQLPENPLIVPQMCLRFNDITNVGVSGKHFTSFCMIGQHSIADERGYWKDRCVELDYELLTGPFGIPAKEIVWMEDVWLGYGAFGYALEYHVRGIELGNAVFTEFEGSPSDNRTMSNKVIDMGAGLERFNWITQGTPTAYDCVFGPVVSQLVEKCGVEYDHRLFSQYSKIAGMLNLDEVSDLSSAKKQVAAKLGITQEVLEQKIGHLQALYAIADHLRSLVFAISDGGLPSNVGGGYNLRVILRRALGFIKKYGWDLKLEEIADWHINYLKPLYPELEEHRDDVATILRVEERRYANAEERTSKIVETLKSSNKAVTEEDLIKLYDSEGITPELLKEKGLPITIPDDFYVKVTERHMVQKPEEEKAKFSTDGLLPTRLIYYEDGKQDTQEFEAKVLRIFDGKYVVLNQTAMFARAGGQEPDHGTLNGCEVIDVSKYGDIAIHTVKNCNFKEGETVKGKVDWHRRSTIMRHHTATHIVNGAAQKYLGSWVWQHGAFKDIDKARLDITHFEHLSDKQVEDIEKLANTAVQMNLPVIKEVLPRRDAEKRYGFRIYQGGIAPGNNVRIINIKDWDIEACGGTHAENTGIIGPIKITKAERVQDGTERLEYVAGEVAVEYVQKQARLLSSISQSLGAQPERLVEAISNLKEQYEELRKKQKSLTKKTASLLVDRIPASAEKIGGTLVYVSSEEGMEDDFYVAAGEEAISKFPNLVYLGVASIDKARLFVFCGKEARNRGIKAGDLVRTLAKTFGGSGGGDARFAQGGGSKQADVQAIRREAVEFVKKV